Proteins encoded within one genomic window of Pseudalkalibacillus sp. SCS-8:
- a CDS encoding methyl-accepting chemotaxis protein: MKQNELQFNALLQKNKIMLIMSVVCTLLATGIDIGLKAPLLNILVIFFGGAALSGILAFSYIKKRFVTKAPYIAIIGLGSILATIMHTSPSDQNAFLVYFLLACSILYLDRKMFFIGTAFGISLVVSYYLMYGDRLETTLGKTMLVMLLVLVVFYLQMLIAKRLSDQMESLQQKVETQLETEKEQRKRLDANTKTIAGDLQNLTENSEQNQHSFIEMNHAIQEIASGTQSQSDSLNSIMNAIENTNKLVSRLQENADHLLNQTTYTGERSEQGTERIEQLHKQINNFKELVSKMSDDMNTLSKHIGESVTFINSIQEITAQTNLLALNASIEAARAGEAGRGFAVVADEIRKLADTTEKAALAISNNLTEIHNSNGRTQAQMKSIAVEMEENIRETEETSKVFKDINESVRLLKGEMGEFQTVAGHVSKDMSDVEGAVNNFAAVLEESTATTEEISASIHQHTEQNQQVVKQIEKINKQVASLTTKG, from the coding sequence TTGAAACAAAACGAGCTGCAATTTAACGCATTACTGCAAAAGAACAAAATCATGTTGATCATGTCTGTCGTTTGTACCCTTTTAGCCACAGGGATTGATATTGGCTTGAAGGCGCCTTTATTGAACATTCTTGTCATATTCTTTGGTGGAGCTGCTCTAAGTGGGATTCTTGCATTCTCGTATATAAAGAAACGGTTTGTAACGAAAGCCCCTTACATTGCAATCATCGGGTTAGGTAGCATTTTAGCGACGATCATGCACACCTCACCTTCTGACCAGAATGCGTTTTTAGTCTATTTCCTGTTAGCATGCTCCATCCTTTACCTCGACCGAAAGATGTTTTTTATCGGTACCGCTTTTGGAATCAGTCTCGTCGTATCCTATTATTTGATGTACGGTGACAGGCTGGAAACCACGTTAGGTAAGACGATGCTGGTGATGCTGCTTGTCCTTGTCGTCTTTTACCTGCAAATGCTGATTGCAAAACGATTGAGTGATCAGATGGAATCCTTGCAGCAGAAGGTCGAGACCCAGCTTGAAACGGAAAAAGAACAGCGCAAACGATTGGATGCAAACACGAAAACGATTGCCGGAGACCTGCAAAACCTTACTGAAAATAGTGAGCAGAATCAGCATTCCTTCATTGAGATGAACCATGCCATCCAAGAAATTGCGTCCGGTACCCAGTCGCAAAGTGATTCCTTGAACAGTATCATGAACGCGATTGAAAATACGAACAAGCTCGTTTCACGGTTACAGGAGAATGCAGATCACCTTCTAAATCAAACGACTTACACAGGTGAGAGGTCCGAGCAAGGGACTGAGCGAATCGAGCAGTTGCACAAGCAGATCAACAATTTCAAAGAGCTCGTGAGCAAAATGTCAGATGATATGAATACACTATCGAAGCATATTGGTGAATCGGTTACATTCATCAATTCGATTCAAGAAATCACTGCTCAGACGAACCTGCTTGCCTTGAACGCATCCATTGAGGCGGCAAGAGCAGGGGAGGCTGGACGAGGGTTTGCGGTAGTCGCTGATGAAATCCGGAAGCTTGCGGATACGACAGAAAAAGCAGCTCTCGCCATTTCCAACAATTTGACCGAGATCCATAACAGTAATGGTCGGACACAAGCTCAAATGAAGAGCATCGCGGTGGAGATGGAAGAAAACATCCGAGAAACCGAAGAAACGAGCAAGGTTTTCAAGGATATCAACGAATCGGTACGGTTGTTGAAGGGTGAAATGGGCGAATTCCAAACGGTTGCTGGACACGTTAGTAAGGATATGTCCGATGTAGAAGGAGCCGTCAATAACTTCGCAGCTGTTCTTGAAGAGTCGACAGCGACGACAGAAGAGATTTCAGCATCCATCCACCAGCACACAGAACAAAATCAGCAAGTCGTCAAACAGATCGAGAAAATCAATAAACAGGTTGCAAGTCTTACAACAAAGGGCTAA
- a CDS encoding helix-turn-helix transcriptional regulator has protein sequence MDRVDVIQLVSEKVRLIRVEQGFSQDAMANILGISKKTLVQIEKGRTNASWNIVIAVVAIFEQSEVLRNSLGDEPLDVIRLVALHRIERPTQKTMGGKVWWNEVEKRGSYRLQQNLISQHYRIIDDLNYWYFSSFNKDEAVERLHELNS, from the coding sequence ATGGACAGGGTCGATGTCATTCAATTAGTATCTGAGAAAGTTCGACTGATACGTGTAGAACAAGGCTTTTCCCAAGATGCCATGGCTAATATTTTGGGAATTTCAAAGAAAACATTAGTCCAAATCGAGAAAGGTCGTACAAACGCCAGTTGGAACATTGTCATTGCAGTTGTGGCCATTTTTGAACAAAGTGAAGTGCTACGAAATAGCTTAGGAGATGAACCACTCGACGTCATACGTTTGGTTGCTCTACACCGAATTGAAAGACCAACTCAAAAAACGATGGGTGGAAAAGTATGGTGGAATGAAGTGGAGAAACGGGGATCATATCGATTACAACAAAACCTGATAAGCCAACATTATCGCATCATTGATGATTTGAACTACTGGTATTTCAGTTCGTTCAATAAAGATGAAGCAGTAGAACGTCTTCATGAGTTGAACTCATAA
- a CDS encoding oxidoreductase has product MNPVKVGLIGYGLSGKVFHAPFFRTLPEYELQLVSTSKPENVHADMENVKVVPTPEEVIDSDQVELVVITAPNEYHFSLGKQALEAGKHVVIEKPFVVHSEEGEALMKLAEEKGLVLSPYHNRRWDNDFLTVRKLIESGALGEVMSYEAHFDRYRPNVRDRWREKPVPGGGILFDLGSHLIDQALQLFGNKPKHVGADVKAQREDATVDDYFHLRLDYDPLQVILHSSALVRSPGPRFQVHGTKGSFVKYGTDPQESQLREGKMPRSTGWGLDQEQTYGILTNDEYTDGKRIMTETGQYEAYYEQIFESIRNGAPLPVTAQQGTDVIRIIEACK; this is encoded by the coding sequence ATGAACCCAGTTAAAGTTGGATTGATTGGTTACGGATTATCCGGGAAGGTCTTCCATGCCCCTTTTTTCCGTACCTTACCCGAGTATGAGCTTCAGCTCGTATCCACTTCCAAGCCTGAAAATGTCCATGCTGATATGGAAAATGTCAAAGTGGTTCCGACTCCCGAAGAAGTGATTGATTCGGATCAGGTTGAATTGGTCGTCATAACAGCCCCGAATGAATATCATTTTTCGTTAGGAAAACAGGCTTTGGAAGCCGGAAAGCACGTTGTCATCGAAAAGCCCTTCGTCGTTCATTCAGAAGAAGGCGAAGCATTAATGAAATTGGCCGAAGAAAAAGGGCTTGTGTTAAGTCCCTACCACAACAGACGTTGGGATAACGACTTCTTGACCGTACGGAAACTGATTGAATCAGGAGCACTCGGTGAAGTGATGAGCTATGAAGCCCACTTTGATCGATACCGACCAAATGTACGGGACCGGTGGCGCGAAAAACCAGTTCCAGGTGGAGGCATCCTCTTCGACCTCGGATCACACTTGATTGATCAAGCGCTTCAACTCTTCGGGAATAAACCGAAGCATGTTGGTGCTGATGTGAAGGCACAACGTGAAGATGCAACAGTCGATGATTACTTCCATCTCCGTCTTGATTATGATCCTCTTCAGGTCATTCTCCATTCAAGTGCTCTTGTTCGTTCGCCAGGACCGCGTTTTCAAGTCCACGGGACGAAGGGGAGTTTCGTGAAGTATGGAACCGACCCTCAGGAAAGCCAGCTCCGTGAAGGGAAGATGCCTCGCAGTACAGGCTGGGGACTGGATCAGGAGCAAACGTACGGAATCCTCACGAATGATGAATACACTGATGGCAAACGCATCATGACCGAAACGGGGCAGTATGAAGCGTATTATGAACAGATTTTTGAATCGATTCGTAACGGCGCTCCCCTTCCTGTCACAGCCCAACAAGGAACAGATGTTATCCGAATAATCGAAGCATGTAAATAA
- a CDS encoding glycoside hydrolase family 18 protein produces the protein MKNQKLLLMVMAGVLALIVAVFTVTAADSDTKSVSEKKVVGYYGGWAAYSGFDVLDIEAEKLTHLNYAFAKISDDGKVALGNPEVDVENLKQLQKLKAQHPDLRTLISVGGWSHSENFSDVAATEASRKAFADSTVTFIEEHGFDGIDIDWEYPVSGGESDNKHRPEDKENFTKLMEEIRKQLDQHEQQTGKKYTLTIAGAASTSFLEKTEMAQLVSHVDFINLMTYDINGQWYKKTGHNAPLYTTSGDAPNKWSAEDTVNAYFNAGVPKEKMVLGIPFYGRKYDAVTPLNNGLHQPFVLDGGSVTYDGIKDKHLNKEGYKRFMDDETKVPYLWNGTSFISYEDPESIQHKTDYIQTENLGGAMVWELSHDRKGVLLKAVYDGLQPE, from the coding sequence TTGAAGAACCAGAAACTTTTACTGATGGTAATGGCAGGTGTCCTCGCATTAATTGTAGCCGTGTTTACCGTGACTGCAGCTGATTCTGATACAAAAAGCGTTTCTGAAAAGAAAGTTGTCGGCTATTACGGTGGCTGGGCCGCTTATTCAGGTTTCGATGTTCTGGATATTGAAGCGGAGAAGCTTACGCATTTGAATTATGCATTCGCTAAAATTTCCGATGATGGGAAAGTTGCACTCGGGAACCCCGAGGTTGACGTTGAAAACTTGAAACAACTCCAAAAATTGAAAGCCCAGCATCCTGATTTACGAACATTGATTTCAGTAGGTGGCTGGAGTCATTCTGAAAATTTTTCGGATGTCGCTGCTACGGAAGCATCTCGTAAAGCTTTCGCTGACAGCACAGTCACCTTTATCGAGGAGCATGGTTTTGACGGAATTGACATCGACTGGGAATATCCGGTGAGCGGCGGTGAGTCCGATAACAAACACCGACCTGAAGACAAGGAGAATTTCACGAAGTTGATGGAGGAAATCCGAAAACAGTTGGATCAGCACGAACAACAGACTGGTAAAAAGTACACGCTGACCATCGCAGGCGCTGCGAGTACAAGTTTCCTTGAAAAGACGGAAATGGCCCAGCTCGTCAGCCATGTCGATTTCATCAACCTCATGACGTATGACATCAACGGTCAGTGGTACAAGAAAACAGGCCATAATGCACCGCTCTATACCACTTCAGGAGATGCACCGAACAAATGGAGTGCGGAAGATACGGTCAATGCATATTTCAATGCGGGTGTACCGAAAGAAAAAATGGTACTAGGCATTCCTTTTTACGGGCGGAAGTATGACGCTGTCACCCCGTTGAACAACGGTCTCCACCAGCCCTTCGTATTGGACGGCGGAAGTGTGACGTATGATGGCATTAAGGACAAGCATCTCAACAAAGAAGGATATAAACGGTTCATGGATGACGAAACGAAGGTTCCTTATCTCTGGAACGGGACATCCTTCATCAGCTATGAAGACCCTGAATCAATCCAACATAAAACGGATTACATCCAGACTGAGAATTTGGGAGGCGCTATGGTTTGGGAGCTGAGCCACGACAGAAAGGGCGTGCTTTTGAAAGCAGTCTATGATGGACTACAGCCAGAGTAA
- a CDS encoding alpha/beta hydrolase — MKNYDERWIDNNGVRLHVGEMNRGNNSETPFVIIPGLSESVEDYIPIMEKLSPRHCVTITLRGRGQSDTPAKGYTLDDHISDIDAVIKELGLKRFILMGYSRGVSYTIGYAVKNPSLLDGLIIGDYPAIHTQLPDGWVDFFSKLPPWRGKSLSERMKPEALHGLQKESSLVTFWDDLSVITCPVLIIAGGKQGAVLREELIENYKTTLPHAEVVVFEDSDHNLFEPDLNTFIQTAQSFFQTCNASQVK; from the coding sequence ATGAAAAATTATGATGAGCGTTGGATTGATAACAACGGAGTACGTTTACATGTCGGGGAGATGAATCGCGGAAACAACTCCGAAACCCCATTCGTCATCATACCCGGGCTTTCCGAATCCGTTGAAGATTACATACCGATCATGGAAAAACTGTCTCCAAGACATTGTGTCACCATTACGTTGCGCGGACGCGGTCAAAGTGATACACCAGCCAAAGGGTATACGTTAGATGACCATATCAGCGACATTGATGCTGTCATCAAGGAGTTGGGCTTGAAGCGTTTTATCCTGATGGGGTATTCAAGAGGTGTATCTTATACGATTGGTTATGCTGTTAAAAATCCGAGTTTACTAGACGGACTGATCATTGGAGATTACCCTGCCATCCATACACAGCTCCCTGATGGGTGGGTCGATTTCTTTTCAAAGTTACCGCCTTGGAGAGGGAAATCGTTATCAGAGCGAATGAAACCTGAAGCATTACATGGTTTGCAGAAGGAATCCAGCCTGGTAACGTTCTGGGATGACTTATCTGTTATTACCTGCCCGGTACTCATCATAGCAGGTGGAAAACAAGGTGCTGTTTTGAGAGAAGAGTTGATTGAAAACTATAAAACAACGCTCCCTCACGCCGAAGTCGTCGTCTTTGAAGATTCCGACCATAACCTTTTCGAACCAGACTTGAACACATTCATTCAAACCGCCCAATCATTTTTCCAGACCTGTAACGCTTCACAAGTGAAATAA
- a CDS encoding vanadium-dependent haloperoxidase, with protein sequence MSKDYLKWSKLPYGGEEFPPDNPIDPMAISWPTYYIKRRGKRFFSPKGLIRFDLKKPEEIDWDHELTLVKRTLENVTDEQVKIAKYWGAGAATKQWTPIIDKLIDTYGCTAPYAARLLAAVQAGVNDTFVVCWHYKYLWDVARPVQYDIEMLPILCSPRFPTYPSGHAAVSGCVEVILSYFFPGEAVRLRELAEENAMSRLYAGVHFPIDNDEGLKLGRRVGEIVVSRLQEQRDQQYAKIDHPFTEYIGADLLPPPYEQAMPYPFKDTCTSNKVCDETRSEEEASEENSFEEELEYVAKKELVSEKVLDERLLEAIPHSRSMPHPVLYIPKPRKR encoded by the coding sequence ATGAGTAAAGATTATTTGAAGTGGTCGAAGCTGCCGTACGGGGGAGAGGAATTTCCACCAGATAACCCGATCGATCCCATGGCGATCTCTTGGCCGACGTATTACATCAAACGGAGAGGGAAGCGTTTTTTCAGTCCAAAAGGTCTGATCAGATTTGATCTGAAGAAGCCAGAAGAGATTGATTGGGATCATGAATTGACACTCGTCAAGCGTACTCTTGAAAACGTGACGGATGAACAAGTAAAAATTGCGAAATACTGGGGGGCTGGCGCTGCGACGAAACAATGGACACCGATCATCGATAAATTGATCGACACGTATGGGTGTACGGCACCTTATGCGGCACGACTGCTCGCAGCTGTCCAAGCTGGGGTGAATGATACGTTCGTTGTTTGCTGGCATTACAAATATTTGTGGGATGTGGCCCGTCCTGTCCAGTACGATATCGAAATGCTGCCGATTCTATGCTCACCACGATTCCCGACGTATCCTTCCGGTCATGCAGCCGTTTCAGGATGTGTTGAAGTCATCCTAAGTTACTTTTTCCCTGGAGAGGCCGTCAGATTGCGTGAACTAGCTGAGGAAAATGCGATGTCCAGACTGTATGCAGGTGTTCATTTCCCGATCGATAATGACGAAGGGTTGAAGCTGGGAAGACGTGTCGGCGAAATCGTCGTTTCCCGTCTACAAGAGCAACGGGATCAACAGTATGCGAAAATCGATCATCCATTTACAGAATATATTGGCGCTGATCTTCTTCCGCCGCCGTATGAACAAGCGATGCCATATCCATTCAAGGATACGTGCACATCCAACAAAGTATGTGACGAAACCCGATCAGAAGAAGAAGCTTCTGAAGAAAACTCTTTTGAAGAAGAACTCGAATATGTTGCTAAGAAAGAATTGGTATCGGAAAAAGTATTGGATGAACGGCTCCTTGAAGCAATTCCGCATTCCCGCTCAATGCCACATCCGGTTCTATATATACCGAAACCAAGGAAAAGATAA
- a CDS encoding DUF3243 domain-containing protein: MNDPKNAAAQMTEDKKDHIMESFETFKDYLGDQVHKGEKLGLDEEGLRKGAKRVGDYLAKHEEPRNREEKVLNELWNVANDEERHHMARVLVRLADTTNK; encoded by the coding sequence ATGAATGATCCAAAAAATGCTGCAGCTCAGATGACGGAAGACAAGAAAGACCATATCATGGAAAGCTTTGAAACATTCAAAGATTACTTAGGTGACCAAGTTCATAAAGGTGAAAAGCTTGGACTGGATGAGGAAGGTCTCCGTAAAGGCGCAAAGCGTGTAGGTGATTACTTAGCCAAGCATGAAGAACCACGTAACCGCGAAGAAAAAGTATTAAACGAGCTCTGGAATGTCGCGAATGATGAAGAACGCCACCATATGGCTCGCGTACTCGTCAGACTTGCAGATACGACAAACAAATAG
- a CDS encoding GNAT family protein, which produces MTKSNRTIKFLETERLYLRPVEEEDLDFIYTHALWDKEGRRLTGTQSVFSRKVVYDWFERVSTDSSRIDLLICMQDTDQVIGDISMLEIDHQNRNAEMRVSIFDQAFWGNGYGTEAMALFVNYGFKMLNLHRISLDVFAYNERAIKSYQKLGFVQEGIKRDQLFYDGEYHDSIMMSVLADEFIK; this is translated from the coding sequence ATGACAAAATCAAACAGGACGATCAAGTTTTTGGAAACCGAACGGCTCTATTTAAGACCAGTGGAGGAAGAGGATCTTGATTTCATTTACACCCATGCTCTCTGGGATAAAGAGGGGCGGCGACTTACTGGAACACAATCGGTCTTCAGCAGGAAAGTCGTCTATGATTGGTTTGAACGGGTATCAACGGACAGTAGCAGGATCGACCTGTTGATTTGCATGCAGGACACGGACCAGGTCATTGGTGATATTTCGATGTTGGAAATTGATCATCAAAACCGGAATGCTGAAATGAGGGTATCGATCTTTGATCAGGCGTTCTGGGGTAATGGATATGGAACTGAAGCGATGGCTTTGTTCGTCAATTACGGTTTCAAGATGTTGAATCTCCATCGGATCAGTCTGGATGTGTTCGCCTATAATGAACGGGCAATCAAGTCCTATCAAAAGCTCGGATTTGTACAAGAAGGCATTAAGAGAGATCAACTCTTTTATGATGGGGAGTATCATGACTCGATCATGATGAGTGTGCTGGCAGACGAATTCATCAAGTAG
- a CDS encoding ABC transporter permease subunit — MKKTPNLFLITGLVLLSFFVLLSLFGPMFAPYDLDDREEVEYTSTEDGDYELNVAPHPPSAKHPFGSDKWGYDILTKMLHGAKYTVFTVLVVASIRVVFGTAFGVMNAVRSKRNQMKKTNFSLFNGIPIFIIIYFALFGITFNSDLSTLTLVILEGSLLAVLGIPGVYHVIYNKTIELKKKTYVSVAKTLGGSSIHLSRKHIFPGLKGNLIILVVSESIQVLHVIGQLGIFNLFLGGTYYQTNPLLFFSITNEWSGLIGQSRSFIYSTQWVILYPLAAYLLFLLSFYLLSKGLNTRMEEQLRRTSHM; from the coding sequence ATGAAGAAAACGCCTAATTTATTTTTGATCACTGGACTTGTTTTGCTGTCCTTTTTCGTCCTTCTATCACTGTTTGGTCCGATGTTTGCTCCGTATGATCTCGATGATCGAGAGGAAGTGGAGTATACATCGACTGAGGACGGGGACTATGAATTGAATGTCGCACCTCATCCGCCATCTGCTAAGCATCCATTCGGCTCTGATAAATGGGGTTATGATATCCTTACGAAAATGCTTCATGGGGCTAAGTATACGGTTTTTACCGTGTTAGTCGTAGCTTCAATCCGTGTCGTCTTTGGGACGGCTTTCGGGGTGATGAATGCGGTACGCTCGAAACGGAATCAAATGAAAAAGACGAATTTTTCGTTGTTCAACGGCATTCCGATTTTCATCATCATTTATTTTGCGTTATTCGGAATCACTTTCAATTCGGATCTCTCAACCCTCACGTTGGTCATTCTAGAAGGGAGTTTGCTAGCTGTTCTAGGGATTCCTGGTGTTTATCATGTGATATACAATAAAACGATTGAATTGAAGAAGAAAACGTATGTAAGTGTAGCAAAGACCCTTGGTGGTAGCTCGATCCATTTGTCCAGAAAGCATATCTTCCCGGGACTGAAAGGGAATTTGATCATCCTTGTCGTAAGTGAAAGCATTCAAGTGCTGCATGTCATCGGCCAATTAGGGATTTTCAATCTTTTCCTTGGTGGAACGTATTATCAGACTAATCCGTTGCTCTTTTTTTCAATAACGAATGAATGGTCAGGGTTGATTGGTCAGTCACGGTCCTTCATATACAGCACACAATGGGTCATTCTTTATCCATTAGCGGCTTATTTATTATTCCTGCTTTCCTTCTATTTACTTTCTAAGGGATTGAATACACGAATGGAGGAGCAGCTGCGAAGAACGAGCCATATGTAG